One genomic segment of Ricinus communis isolate WT05 ecotype wild-type chromosome 5, ASM1957865v1, whole genome shotgun sequence includes these proteins:
- the LOC8265407 gene encoding protein DETOXIFICATION 49, which produces MCQLSSPSHPCKSNLELDPSTKVQKQSDMLSTPLVPKNPTLSQPQNTNPQNNHLSLAIKEAKCIANIAFPMILTGLLLYSRSMISMLFLGRLGELALAGGSLAIGFANITGYSILSGLAMGMEPICGQAFGAKRYKLIGLTLQRTILLLFLISFPIAFLWFNMKKILIFCGQEDDIATEAQSYILYSLPDLILQSLLHPLRIYLRTQSITLPLTFCAALSILLHIPINYFLVSVLNLGIKGVALSGIWTNFNLVASLIIYVLFSGVYKKTWSGISSECFKGWKSLLNLAIPSCISVCLEWWWYEIMILLCGLLLNPRATVASMGILIQTTALIYIFPSSLSFSVSTRVGNELGASNPLKAKFAAIVCLSSSFFLGFSALFFAVMVRNVWSCMFTEDAEIIALTSMVLPIIGLCELGNCPQTTGCGVLRGTATPKTGANINLACFYLVGMPVAVFLSFYAGFDFKGLWLGLLAAQGSCVVTMLFVLTRTDWELQARRARQLTGNVENVGSDDHDIEEEDEILKLETERLSNSLRDNNLLV; this is translated from the coding sequence ATGTGCCAATTATCTTCACCATCTCATCCTTGCAAAAGCAATTTAGAGTTAGACCCATCAACCAAAGTACAAAAACAATCTGACATGTTAAGTACTCCTTTGGTCCCCAAGAATCCAACATTATCTCAACCACAAAACACTAATCCTCAAAATAACCATCTTTCTTTAGCAATCAAAGAAGCCAAATGCATAGCCAATATTGCTTTTCCAATGATATTAACTGGGCTCTTACTCTACTCTCGCTCCATGATTTCCATGCTCTTTCTTGGCCGTCTTGGCGAGCTCGCCTTAGCCGGTGGCTCTTTAGCAATCGGGTTTGCCAACATCACCGGTTACTCTATTCTCTCCGGTCTTGCCATGGGAATGGAACCCATCTGCGGCCAAGCTTTTGGTGCTAAAAGATATAAGCTTATTGGCCTAACTTTACAAAGAACCATTCTGTTGCTTTTCTTGATTTCATTTCCCATAGCTTTTTTATGGTTCAACATGAAAAAGATCCTTATCTTTTGTGGCCAAGAAGATGATATAGCTACAGAAGCGCAATCCTACATTCTTTATTCACTTCCTGACCTTATCTTGCAATCACTTCTGCATCCTTTGCGTATATACCTTAGAACTCAATCCATAACTCTGCCTCTGACATTTTGTGCAGCTCTTTCTATTCTTCTACATATACCCATTAactattttcttgtttctgtTCTTAATCTTGGAATTAAAGGCGTTGCCTTAAGTGGGATTTGGACTAACTTCAATCTTGTAGCTTCATTGATCATTTATGTTCTGTTCTCCGGTGTTTACAAGAAAACATGGAGTGGGATTTCTTCAGAGTGCTTTAAAGGATGGAAATCTTTACTGAATTTAGCAATTCCAAGTTGCATTTCTGTTTGTCTTGAATGGTGGTGGTATGagattatgatattattatgtgGGTTGTTGTTGAATCCAAGAGCTACGGTTGCTTCGATGGGAATCTTGATTCAAACCACTGCTTTGATATACATTTTCCCATCTTCTTTGAGTTTTAGTGTGTCGACAAGAGTTGGTAATGAATTGGGTGCCAGTAATCCTCTAAAGGCAAAATTTGCTGCTATTGTTTGTCTCTCTTCAAGCTTCTTTTTGGGATTTTCCGCATTGTTTTTCGCGGTTATGGTGAGGAATGTTTGGTCGTGTATGTTTACAGAAGATGCAGAGATCATTGCATTGACATCAATGGTTTTGCCTATAATTGGTCTTTGTGAGCTTGGAAATTGCCCACAAACAACTGGTTGTGGTGTTTTGCGGGGAACTGCTACGCCTAAGACCGGTGCAAATATTAATTTGGCATGCTTTTACCTTGTGGGTATGCCTGTTGCTGTTTTCTTAAGTTTCTATGCTGGCTTTGATTTTAAAGGTCTCTGGCTTGGTCTCTTAGCCGCCCAAGGCTCATGTGTTGTGACCATGTTGTTCGTTTTGACTCGCACCGATTGGGAATTGCAAGCCCGTAGGGCTAGACAACTCACAGGAAATGTAGAAAATGTGGGTAGCGATGATCATGACATTGAAGAGGAGGATGAGATACTAAAGCTCGAGACGGAACGATTGTCCAATTCATTAAGAGATAAcaatttattagtttag